From Rhododendron vialii isolate Sample 1 chromosome 10a, ASM3025357v1, the proteins below share one genomic window:
- the LOC131303615 gene encoding 26S proteasome non-ATPase regulatory subunit 2 homolog A-like translates to MSMSCRYLPGPDDMLVLDIAYTIYLKFEEYPSALQIALFLDNMQYVKKVFTSCDDLLRKKQFCYILARHGITFELDEEMAANDDDRETLQEIINNTKLSEGYLTLARDIEVMEPKSPEDIYKAHLLDGRASAGASVDSARQNLELHSLMHL, encoded by the exons ATGTCAATGTCTTGCAGATACCTACCTGGACCGGATGATATGCTAGTTCTTGATATTGCATACACGATTTATCTGAAATTTGAAGAGTACCCTAGTGCACTTCAGATTGCTCTATTCCTGGACAATATGCAG tatgtgaagaaggtttTTACATCTTGTGATGATCTACTAAGAAAGAAGCAATTTTGCTACATCCTTGCTCGACAT GGTATAACTTTTGAGCTTGATGAAGAGATGGCTGCAAATGACGATGACCGAGAGACATTGCAAGAAATTATTAATAATACTAAGTTAAGTGAAGGTTATCTTACGCTTGCTCGTGACATAGAGGTCATGGAGCCTAAATCCCCTGAGGATATTTATAAG GCACATTTGCTCGACGGTCGGGCTAGTGCTGGTGCAAGTGTTGATTCAGCGAGGCAGAACTTGGAGCTACATTCGTTAATGCATTTGTGA